One window of the Janthinobacterium sp. PAMC25594 genome contains the following:
- a CDS encoding LytR C-terminal domain-containing protein — protein MLAFLLLSGCTASHAPPQWQVQGVQRISHSAGQNAATYFELGKFYQERGQLALAAEAYAASIALDPQQLAARNALAVLDARQGRLEQAATALLVLVRDFPAAAQPLNNLGYVYYLQGELAQASGMLEQAMACDGGTALARNNLQLVQAAQLALVPAAPAAPVVAVAPEAPAEIEIINGNGIRGMAAQVRLRVQARGMAVSRLRNQPGFRQERSQILYAPGHARQADALRQALAQRGEAMPLVAVASLGRGAGIRLILGRDQA, from the coding sequence ATGCTGGCATTCCTGCTGTTGTCGGGCTGCACAGCCAGCCATGCTCCGCCGCAGTGGCAAGTCCAGGGCGTGCAGCGCATCAGTCATTCCGCCGGCCAGAATGCCGCCACGTATTTTGAACTGGGCAAGTTTTACCAGGAGCGGGGCCAGCTTGCGCTTGCCGCCGAAGCCTATGCCGCCTCGATCGCCCTTGACCCGCAGCAACTGGCGGCGCGCAATGCGCTGGCCGTGCTCGACGCGCGCCAGGGCCGGCTTGAACAGGCTGCCACGGCGCTGCTGGTGCTGGTACGCGACTTCCCTGCGGCTGCCCAGCCGCTGAATAATCTCGGCTATGTGTATTACCTGCAAGGGGAGCTGGCGCAAGCGTCCGGCATGCTCGAGCAGGCCATGGCGTGCGATGGCGGCACGGCACTGGCGCGCAATAACTTGCAACTGGTGCAGGCGGCGCAGCTGGCGTTGGTGCCGGCCGCGCCAGCCGCGCCAGTCGTGGCCGTCGCGCCGGAGGCGCCGGCCGAGATCGAAATCATCAATGGCAATGGCATACGCGGCATGGCGGCGCAGGTGCGCTTGCGCGTGCAGGCGCGGGGCATGGCGGTCAGCCGGCTGCGCAACCAGCCCGGTTTTCGCCAGGAGCGCAGCCAGATCCTGTACGCGCCCGGCCACGCACGCCAGGCCGATGCCTTGCGGCAAGCCCTGGCGCAGCGGGGGGAGGCCATGCCACTGGTGGCCGTCGCCAGCCTGGGGCGCGGCGCCGGCATCCGCCTGATCCTGGGGCGCGACCAGGCTTGA